The sequence below is a genomic window from Sebastes fasciatus isolate fSebFas1 chromosome 11, fSebFas1.pri, whole genome shotgun sequence.
AGGTAAcctgaaaggagaggagggtgCAGCTGACCGGACCATAGAGGACGTGTTCATAAGACGTTTCATGTTCGGGACCTTCCACGCCTGCCTGGCCAACGAGATCGTGATCAAACGACGCGGCAACCTGCTCATCGTGTGCGCTTTGATGATCCAGAAGTTACCTCCGCAGAAGTTTTACTTCTTGATCGGCTACTCGGAGTCGCTGCTGTCGCACCTGTACAAATGCCCCGTCAAGTTAGAGATTCAGACGCTGCAGGATAAAGCCGTGTACAAGTACCTCTGATGTTGTACTAATACTGAATGTTTCTACTAGAGATGGTTTACCACCACATGGATTCTGCTCTTGTTCTTCAGCGTTATTGCTTTTGTGAAATAAATGCTCAGATTTAAATAAACATGTGTTATTGTAACATTATGCCTGATATTGTTAAACATATATAGTAACTACAAGGtttaataaactgtatgtatgtatatactgcaGCTCCAGTTCGCTATGATCCAACTGTTATTTACATTTGGAAATGTCATCCTTTTATCTATGAGCGGTGGAAGTAACAaatattaattgataaaaaattgaGGCGATAATAAATGCATGTAAATTGaacaacagatctgtaaaaattTATGTGAATTGataaattatcaagtgatttgattaatttaaaacgTGATACGATGAAAAAAGAGCCGTGTTTTatcattttcaccatcttacattcatcattcacaacactaAATTGtcaatttttcaattcacatgcaGTTTCATCACCTCCATTCCTCATGTTTatcatcataatataatatctttatttatatattatttatcaaaacaaATTATCAAGTGCTTCACATAGCAAGAAAGAACACACAGAACATACATTATAGCAACACATAAAAACAGCAATACAAGTAGAGTAAGTAGATGAAATCAGGGAAAAGCGGTGCGATAAAAGTATGTTTTAAGCTTTAATTTAAAAGAAGCCTCTGACTCAGCCGAACGTATCATGGTTTGTAAGTCAAGGGAAAAGTTAATACCGGTTGGGGTCCTATAAGATACTTCAAAGTTAAAATATCAGGTTGCATTTTATACATCTTGTTCATTAATTTTCAGCACATTActccagaagaagaagattacACTTAGTCCCCCCTTTgtagcatttataagcagtaaataaacatttaataagcGGTTTATAACACTCTGTAATGTAGATGTAAGTACatataagtgtttattaatgtataacTATAACTCCTCCTGTGGACCTGAAGGCTGCTGTATAAACAGacaataaatgacaatataatgaaaacacttgaaatgtctttacaactacattaaagtgtgttataacctgtttatttaatgtttataaatgCTGAATAGTACATTGTACTTTTGCTGTgtgacacctaaaagaaaaatatccaCATGACAAGTTCATTTAAATGCTTCTTTTGATTTATTGTTAATTTCATCACAGTGCAAATACATTCACATTTAAGGCACGTGAGCCTCGTCAGTGCAAACACGAGGCACACGGGATCGGAGCGTTTCGTTTCATCATGTTACCTGGTGAAACTTCCAGCTCACAATTACAAAACACGCATCGAAAAATATCACAGCCCTTTTTATTCCATCttcctttttaattaaaaaggcTCAATAACATAAATGTCATCATTAATACTCCGTGTAAAATATCAAACAGCaggattaaaaattaaaacaaagttgtgtGTGAGGCACAAAAGACTTCAACTTCTTTCATTAGAAGTTCTGCAGAGATAAAAGTTCAACAATATTTAAGAGCTGAACTCTAAATAAGTTCAGCTTAAAgagacagtttgacattttgggaaatatgaagctgcagctgGTTAAACgcttaacataaagactggaaacagctcgCCTGGTTCTGTCTAAATGTTATAAAATCCACTTTGCagaacctctaaagctcactgataaacactttatatcatgtttgtttaattcacacaaaAACTGACATGTCAAAACATCAAATTGTAGTTTTATGGTTGTctatgtcaaactattcttgCCAAGAAACCGTTCCAAACATACCGTTAACCTCCGTTAAATTGCAAATtatcatttttacacttcagtttttgttttgaattaaaCAAACGAGACATAACGAGgtgattagtgagctttagagatgcAGATAGGTGGATTTTGATATCTTTAAACAGCTGTTTTCACACTATTTTCTGTGCTAAGCTTTATACTGAACGGACAGACGTGACTTTCTGATGTACAGAAAGTAGAAGTTCTGATTTGTCCGTACAAAAACGTGTAAAAATACAagtaatatttatataactacaaggattatttcttatttcccaACCAAGAAATTGTTTGGCACAAAACCCCTCCAGTAAAACGCAGAAGTGGCcagctgtttccccgtttccagtctttatgctaagcttgAGTGATATCATCTTCTCagctaactctctgcaagaaagcaaataagtgtattttcccaaaatgtcgaactcttCCTTTAGAGATGATTGGATTAACAACAGCTAGTAAACCTTTGGTTGTGCATCATTTAAGAACAAAAAAAGTTGAGATGACATTTTGAACCCCGAACAGTCAGTAAAGAACAGAAGTTTATAGTGCAGTTTATATGCAGAGATCTGCACAATATGAACTGGGTGAGGAGTTTATCtcaaatataaaagaataaaaaaaaccctaagaacattttcacagcagatattttgactCGTCGTCGTAAGAAAACTACAGTAAACATTAAAGGAGAagtttgacagtttgggagATTCTGGTGGAGGGTCCGTATAAAAACGTGTATATCTCAAAACTTCAATTAATAGCCCGGCTCTTATTTGCTTCAATCGGTGAACTCAACCGGCGTCTATAGATATATTTCCCGGTGAAGAAGTCTCCTGGCGGCGAGGAGTGAAGCAGAGGGACCGTGACAAActagcgtatttcccaaaacgtCAAACGTGTCCTTTAACGACGGCtccgttctattcaagtgtcccagtaaaccatgacagagtgacagtgagccagcatgcacaataccaggaccctgaaactgaagcagctgaaTAGAATCCAGCCATCATTTAACTTTTCCTGTTGAGACGAGTCAAAACGGGAAACAGGGTTATAAAAAAAGGTCGATCCAACCGTCACGCTTGTGGTAAAAGTTGACCAAACAAGTCGGATAAACCAACCCCATCTCGTAGAAATGGCAGCTTCCTGGCGTGCGTCGCTTCTTGGTTACTTGGTGTCGCGGCAGCTGTCGCCCTAACAGGACTGGAGCTTTATAAGCCGCTGGTTCATCGCCTGCAGGACGGCCGGATCCACCTTCTTCACGATGTTCTCCAGCTGGTGGGGGTCTGACGTCAGGTTGTACACTTCCACAAACGACTGGGgacacaaagaagaagaagaagatgagacgCTGAGTTTCGTCACATCTGTTGTCACATAAAGGACTCAgattacatgtactgtatgtcgtCATGCTGTACCTCGCTGTCTGCAAACTCGCAGTATTGCAGGTTGTCTTTGCCGTCGAGGGTCCGGACGCAGGCGTAGGTGTTGTTGTAGGCGTCTTCGCACACGCAGTTTGGGAAACATTGCTGAAGAACAAAAGAATTAttctcattaaaaaaatatttttatgggATACACGGTTGGCAAAATGAATACGGGTTAACTACATCTTTTTCTGTATattctttattaatttatttattttatgttttatttattttgtttatttaatgatttaatgtcatttatttatttgtaaccctttaaaaaatttttttaattgatatgcaatatatatatatacaaataacaaaatataacagaatcatttttcatttactttaacagttatcttttaatttatttctgtatatattcaattcaattcaatttatttttatatagcgtcaaatcagaAAGGACTATAggatatatgtatttattttttgcattcaaATTACTCTATTTTTGTctgtacattttaatatatttttttctatataatgtaatttatttatttttttgcatttaaattattctaatttgtctgtaaattcttaatttatgtaatttatttataatgtcatttatttattttttgcatttaaattactCTAATTTGTCTGTAAATTCTTAAttgatgtaatttatttatttgtatataatttaatttatttaaattttatccctttacttttctttattcttttcccTATTGCCTGTGCTATTCCTTGAAAGgccaagctgtcaatcaactagCTTTGGGCGGGCCTTTCCTGCACAGGTTGAGTAGTCAATTCCTGCTCACATATActctattttaaataaaaaataataagtaatttacatgcaaaaaatacatatatttatatatatatatatatatatatatattttattaaaactgCATGATGGCCTTAAAGGCGCAGTTTGACGACAACATTGCTGCCAATCACAGGAACAGGATTAACAGGTTTATCTAAAAGTTTCCTCATGAACTGTTTTGGAGGATTTCAGTCTGAAGGTCACACcctgtttgatgttttttttaataggtTTAAAGGGTAGAGTTTGTCCTGCTGTCATGTAATAGTAGACATTCAAATTCCCAttgatattccatttctgtttgataaatgacttgAACAATGAACCGAAAGTCTTGTTGCTGATtggttttctgttgatcaatagttatatttatttatttatatatatataaattatgagTACTGAAGGAAATCCCCTCAGGGAATCGTCACCTTCATGCGTGTTGGTTTATCTTCCAGGCAGCTGCAAGCTCAGAGTTAAAATGATAAAAGATTGCACATTAGGTTAAAATCATTATCAATTTATTCCGCAGATATAgaactgactagaactagaaatgAAGATTTTTTTGACTTACAGCCTCCATACCTGtctttaagtttattttaaaataaagtccATTGTTCATTATTCGGCACAGAGGGAAGTCTTAAGAATATACTGCTGTACATCCCACATGGAAATGAGGCGCTGACTCATTGTCTAGAtttagccacacacacacacacaggctgaatCACTCCTGTGTGAAAGATTAGATTTCCAGGCGACTCCATTTAGACCAGAAGATGGTGATGAGGTCACTTTGGAGCAGTAAAAGTAAACTCGGTGTGACTCCGGGCTGTCAAGTcaggtcaattttatttatataaacccagtatcacaaatcacaaatttgcctcagggggctttacaatctgtcaCGGATATCCAGAGGTTTGGATATTTGGCATGTAAGCTGCTTATTTTCCACAGAAGAAATCAATTTAAGTAGATTTTCCGCTGTCCGAtggccttttttttctgttttggttGATTCTATCTGTGAAATAGAAtcatcatatattttttttttccatctgccAGCACTGAAAACATACACTGCAGGCATGGCAGTTTCACACTGGAATAATGAGGAGCAGAGAAATGCTAAAACACGATGAGTGTCAGGCATCTCCCCTCATAGTGTCCATATATTCTAGCAGAGAAGCAGCAACACTTGTTTGCAGACAGCACATCCTGTGCTGCTTTCTCAGTCAAACAATACATAACATAATCTGGTCCAACTGGTCCGCTAATCTCTCATCTGCTACTGCGGCTAACAAATAAAGTGCTatgcttttttgttattttgggcAAAGAACAGCATGTCCTAAATTAAATGAGGCAGTCTCACATTAAGAATACTGTGttaagtttttaaagtaaaCAGTAAGCAGATGCAAAGGTGCTCTAATGACTTCCTCAGAGAACAGTTTGCATCTGTCAGCAGGTAACACAGAAGTCTCTTTTGGATGCTTTCTGCTGCCATACTTATACTACTagagctgggcgatatggccaaaatcttctatcccgatataCTGTAGGTCTTTTCATATGTTGATAACGATAGATATCACGatcgggctgtcaaagttcacacaatactttatgataatcacatgcagtttggggcaagtcatagtgaagtcagcacactgacacactgacagctgttgttgcctgttgggctgcagtttgttatgacttgagcatatttttttatgctaaatgcagtacctgtgagggtttctggacaatatttgtcaatgttttgtgttgttaattgatttttgataataaatatataaatacattacagcacatgcataaagcaagcatatttaacCACTCCTACgttgagagtattaaatacttgacaaatctccctttgagatacattttgaacagataaaaaatgtgtgattaactatggacaatcatgccattatttgcaattaaatattttaattgattggcaGTCCtaatcacgatatagcatgttttctggtaattcaataactAAATTAAGATATAGGCAGAGCCTATACTTTACCTAAACAGGTTTGGCATGTTTAGATAAGAAATGTAATGTGAATCAAAAACAGCTGATAAATTCGTTTTCCAGGACAGGTGGCAGACTTTAAAGCAGCAgggggtagaattggagcaaatattatgttttgttttagttgGGCTGAGTCTGAGAAAGTGTCTGCATGTTGACCCTCTTGAAACAAAACAGCTGTTCACTCCGGCTCCCACATACAAAGAACGTAAAGCGTCGTCCAAATGACGTAAATAATACCAGTTTGGCCGCTGGTTTTTCGACATCACGATAGAAAAGATAAAGGAAAAATAGAAATGATAAGCATTTTATATCTTTTGacgatatatacatacatatatttcgTCATATCGCCCAGCTGTAACTTGTACAATACAGCACTGACACCCACAATATGATTCACCAAAAATAGTCAAACACAGGGCTCAAAATGTCAGCAATTAGTTGGTAATTAAATGCAATTCCTTGTGGTCAAACGTTGGCATTTGGTGTTAAAGCAGTGTTCTTTAATTACGCGTTGCCGGGGAGAAAAAAATTTGCCCTCTGGAAAGTTCCGAATCCGATGGGAATCTTCCACTTCCCCTTCATGGTCCGTTCTAATCCCTTCGCACCAAATAGCCCCCTTGTTACACCGAAGCAAGGTAATTACCCGTGGAAACTGTACGGTGACATTTACTCTGACATCTTCCCCATATGCAGTCCTACCTGTAATTGGGCTGAATTAAGACACTTGGGTTCTATCGTGAATACCGCCCCCATCTAATCATCTCTGTGGGATCGGGCAGTTGGTATTTTAGTTGGATTTCTAGGTCAACTCTCCGGGGAGATGTTCAGGAAAATAAAGTACAAATGGGGTTAGAAGGGCAACACGGAGGATCTATGTTAGGTGTAAATCAGAGAAAAGGTGCGACCGCAATGCTGTTTTATGGTTATTATCCCGTATATTTGATTTGTTATGGACTGTTATTATCATACTATGGTATTAATTATGTCCAACATACCTTTTGTCAGTCTCTTCCAATATTCTACTTACAGGagtgtcaaactcattttaggTCATGGGCCACACACAATTTGATCTCAAGTGGGCTGGTCCCTTGAGAAATACTTTCTGAAAACGTTCACAattaatgaacaatccattaacAAAAGAGATGATGAAATGTCTCGCTGATCTCTCATCTTCTAAGTTGTCCTTTGCAAGTTCTTGTATTTTACGCCATGATGAGTCTGATAGTGGCGCCGAAAATTTTATTCCTTGAGCACTGAAACACATCAATCACACTGGCTTCACATTTACCTCTGTGAAGAAATAGGAACTGGTCTATTTTTCTTGGAAAACCCGACACTCGGTTtccacttttcttctttttgacaAAAATATTTTCCAATGGCTGCTCTTGCATGAACAGTAGCCTACACTTGACACCCCTGTTCTAGCCAGAACTACAGCGCCACATGTCCTGACTCCATGTGCACTGAGAGGTCACATCGACACCGACTTACAACATTTGCTAGAGTTATCACAATTGACTGACCAGCAGTCATTGTGCCCATTTCTTTCATTAAAGTGCTTTATGTTTCTGCATTCCCTAGCCTGTTTATTGTGATTGTGTAGTCGTCTCCTGGGCTTTCCCGCATCCTGATCTGCAATTACAGATGAAGATTTGAACCTAAAATTAAGTCAGAGGACAGCTGCAGATTCAGCCTCCAATTACTTTTCATTAAGCCTAGAGTCTTTATTTTCAAACAGGTGGAGTCTCTGCTCACCAGTCGGCCCTTCCTTTAGACTTTTTATTGTTCTCTCTGAGCATTTTGTGCAGCATCTACAATCTTGAGGatatcttcctctctcctctccctcgaGCGACGGCTCCACAGCTCATTGTTTCTCAGTTGGGGATATCACTAGTTATCCTGTTGCTTCAAACTTTCCTTTGCCTTGTCTCACAGTTTGAGAGGGAAGGGGGAATTCATATGTCATGTTGTGATTTCATGTAGGCTACtgtctttgagagagagagagatagaccACATTTTCCCGTTAATCACATTTGATCGCTTGGTTGCAAGCACGCAGCCCTGCTCCACAGGTGCACCGCTGTTTTGCCCGACACACTTTGCAAAAGCGTTTTTGAAGCGGCCGTGCCTGTCGCGACGCATCTCGGCATGGTCGGCCCCAACTGTACATGAACTTTGGCCAGACCAGCTGGATGCCTACAGAATGCTTTAGTAGTGCGCAGTACATTTGGATAACACATAGCTTTCCTAAAGACAAAATGTACAGCACATCTAGTATTCATATAGGAACTGTAGAGTAAAGTCAGCCTCATATAACATTTCTTGAAACTGGTGGATACGTAAGTGAGGAGTAGAGTTAGGGTGGTATATCAGAAGCAAAGTTTCAAACGTGCACTAACTTTAATGATCGCAGGTGAATTGAGTTCACGACTAATGCGTCACTTTTGTTTGCAGGATCAGAGACAGTCTTAAGAAATATTGCCCCCAAGTAATGTTTGTGTCTGATGGTTTTGTGGAAATGGGCTTTTCAATTCGGTTTCGTATCTTTGTATATTTCTATAAATCTTTGTATTTCCTCTTCCAGACTGTCACTGTTTCAGTATCAGGCCTGGGATCAGtacatttgatttgtttatcCTGACCTGCA
It includes:
- the LOC141776955 gene encoding small ribosomal subunit protein uS3mA-like; this encodes MESSLSRSGSLCSSSGSRALHVTAACCKNKAARVRVGKGDKPITYEQALPPHYIAHRKGWLSHNTSNLKGEEGAADRTIEDVFIRRFMFGTFHACLANEIVIKRRGNLLIVCALMIQKLPPQKFYFLIGYSESLLSHLYKCPVKLEIQTLQDKAVYKYL